The proteins below come from a single Verrucomicrobiota bacterium genomic window:
- the guaA gene encoding glutamine-hydrolyzing GMP synthase: MNEQIVILDFGSQYTQVIARRIRECSVYCTILPFSTPVAKLAALKPSGLILSGGPSSVYAKKAPLPDPAIFDMCIPVLGICYGIQLMAHFLDGKVEPGQKREYGKGTLTVKDSDCALFTGLPAELQVWNSHGDKLTRLPKGFSSVAVTENSNYAAIENRARKMFGLQFHPEVVHTPLGKEVISNYVHGVCGCGKNWTMRSYLDQAVEEIRAQVGKERVILGLSGGVDSSVAAALLHKAIGDQLTCIFVNNGMLRAKEAETVQEVFARNFHIKLQYEETTALFLRKLKGVTDPERKRKIIGGTFIDVFQAATKRAGKAKFLAQGTLYPDVIESVPIAGNPAALIKSHHNVGGLPKKMKFQLVEPLRCLFKDEVRQLGLELGLPKEIVYRQPFPGPGLAVRILGAVSADRLKMLREADYIVIEEMKKTGWYYKIWQSFAVLLPIRSVGVMGDERTYDYTVAVRAVDSQDGMTADWVKLPYDLLETLSTRIINEVKGVNRVVFDISSKPPATIEWE, translated from the coding sequence ATGAACGAACAAATTGTCATTCTGGATTTTGGATCGCAGTACACGCAGGTCATCGCCCGGCGGATTCGGGAATGCAGCGTCTATTGTACCATCCTGCCGTTTTCCACGCCGGTTGCCAAACTCGCCGCGCTGAAGCCGTCGGGGTTGATCCTCTCCGGCGGGCCCTCCAGCGTCTATGCCAAGAAGGCGCCGCTGCCGGACCCGGCCATCTTCGACATGTGCATCCCCGTACTGGGCATCTGCTACGGCATCCAGTTGATGGCCCACTTCCTCGATGGCAAGGTCGAGCCAGGCCAGAAGCGCGAATACGGCAAGGGCACATTGACGGTGAAGGACAGCGACTGCGCGTTGTTTACCGGCTTGCCGGCCGAGTTGCAGGTCTGGAACTCGCACGGCGACAAACTGACGCGGCTGCCCAAGGGCTTCAGCAGCGTCGCCGTCACGGAGAACTCCAATTACGCCGCGATTGAAAACCGGGCGCGCAAGATGTTTGGGCTGCAATTCCATCCCGAGGTCGTGCACACCCCGCTGGGCAAAGAAGTGATCAGCAACTATGTGCATGGCGTCTGCGGTTGCGGCAAGAATTGGACCATGCGCAGTTACCTGGACCAGGCGGTCGAGGAAATCCGCGCCCAAGTGGGCAAGGAACGCGTGATTCTCGGGCTGAGCGGCGGTGTGGATTCCAGCGTGGCGGCGGCCTTGCTGCACAAAGCCATTGGTGACCAGTTGACCTGCATCTTCGTCAACAACGGCATGTTGCGCGCCAAAGAGGCGGAAACCGTGCAGGAAGTATTTGCCCGCAACTTCCACATTAAATTGCAGTATGAGGAAACCACCGCTCTGTTTCTGCGCAAGCTCAAAGGGGTCACTGATCCCGAGCGCAAACGCAAGATCATTGGCGGTACGTTCATTGACGTGTTCCAAGCGGCCACCAAACGGGCGGGCAAGGCCAAGTTCTTGGCCCAAGGCACACTGTATCCGGACGTCATTGAATCCGTGCCAATCGCCGGTAACCCGGCGGCGCTCATCAAGAGCCATCATAACGTGGGCGGGCTGCCCAAGAAGATGAAGTTCCAGCTCGTGGAACCGTTGCGCTGCCTATTCAAGGACGAGGTGCGCCAGCTTGGCTTGGAACTCGGTTTGCCGAAGGAGATCGTCTATCGCCAGCCATTCCCGGGGCCCGGCCTGGCGGTGCGCATCCTGGGCGCGGTCAGCGCCGATCGTTTGAAGATGCTGCGCGAGGCGGATTACATCGTCATCGAAGAAATGAAAAAGACTGGTTGGTATTATAAAATCTGGCAGAGCTTCGCCGTGTTGCTGCCGATCCGCAGCGTGGGTGTCATGGGCGACGAGCGCACCTATGATTACACCGTGGCGGTGCGCGCGGTGGATTCCCAGGACGGCATGACCGCCGATTGGGTGAAGCTGCCGTATGACCTGCTGGAGACGTTGTCCACCCGCATCATCAACGAAGTCAAAGGGGTAAACCGCGTGGTGTTCGATATCTCCTCCAAACCCCCGGCGACGATTGAATGGGAATAA
- a CDS encoding DUF1553 domain-containing protein, which yields MKTYLILSLLVLAAMRGDAAPASAAAPGTLSENKNVTPSMGVYYKPQGGLVKANPYEVSASPTRQSRLDELVMKKLQQKGIQPSAPCSEAVFLRRVYLDLIGTVPTGKEAADYLLDGNPDKRRLLVDRLLQRDEYADYWSMKWCDLLRVKAEFPINLWPNAVQAYHYWIRASLRQNMTYDKFARELLTGNGSNFRVPQVNFFRATQNKNPQGVAQVVALTFMGTRAENWPKDKLKGMAAFFSQITFKSTTEWKEEIVYYDASNTNAVMTGVFPDGTQVKFPAGRDPRAIFADWLINPKNPWFTRNIANRAWSWLLGRGIIHEPDDVRSDNPPVNPELLDYLEKELIAANYDIKQLFRVIVNSQTYQRTCLPKTKNPDVEAYFACYTLRRLEAEVMIDALNQVTGTTEKYFSPIPEPFTFIPDDQRSIALSDASITSPFMEMFGRPPRDTGLENERNNKSTTGQNLHMLNSSHVQRKIEQGKNLQYLLQSKNSIRDIANGLYLMILSRWPTEAESRSIAEYSQMGHATQREVAIDVAWALVNSAEFEYRH from the coding sequence ATGAAGACGTATTTGATTTTATCGCTACTGGTGCTGGCCGCCATGAGGGGGGATGCCGCCCCTGCGAGTGCGGCGGCACCGGGAACGCTCTCGGAGAATAAAAACGTAACGCCGTCCATGGGAGTGTATTACAAGCCGCAAGGCGGGCTGGTAAAAGCAAACCCTTATGAAGTAAGCGCCAGTCCCACCCGGCAAAGCCGACTGGACGAATTGGTGATGAAAAAGTTGCAGCAGAAGGGCATCCAGCCATCCGCCCCTTGTTCGGAAGCGGTCTTTCTCCGGCGGGTTTATCTGGACCTCATTGGCACCGTACCGACCGGCAAGGAAGCGGCAGATTATCTTTTGGATGGCAACCCGGACAAGCGGCGTCTGTTGGTGGACCGCTTGTTGCAACGGGATGAGTATGCGGATTACTGGTCAATGAAGTGGTGTGACCTCTTGCGGGTCAAGGCTGAGTTCCCCATCAATTTGTGGCCCAACGCGGTGCAGGCCTATCACTATTGGATTCGCGCCAGCCTGAGGCAGAACATGACTTATGATAAGTTTGCGCGGGAACTGCTGACCGGCAACGGTAGCAATTTTCGTGTTCCCCAGGTGAATTTTTTCCGGGCCACGCAAAACAAGAATCCCCAAGGTGTGGCGCAAGTGGTGGCGTTAACCTTTATGGGTACGCGCGCCGAAAACTGGCCCAAAGACAAACTCAAGGGCATGGCGGCCTTCTTTTCGCAAATTACCTTCAAATCCACCACCGAATGGAAGGAGGAAATTGTTTATTATGATGCCAGTAACACCAATGCGGTAATGACGGGCGTGTTTCCGGATGGCACCCAAGTAAAATTCCCAGCGGGGCGGGACCCGCGTGCGATATTTGCCGACTGGCTGATCAATCCCAAAAATCCATGGTTCACCCGTAATATCGCCAATCGCGCCTGGTCGTGGCTCTTGGGACGTGGCATCATTCACGAGCCGGATGATGTTCGTTCAGATAATCCGCCGGTCAACCCGGAGTTGCTTGATTACCTGGAGAAGGAACTCATTGCCGCCAACTATGATATCAAGCAATTGTTCCGCGTTATTGTTAACTCGCAAACCTACCAGCGCACCTGCCTGCCCAAGACCAAGAATCCGGACGTTGAAGCGTATTTTGCCTGCTACACGTTGCGCCGATTGGAGGCGGAGGTGATGATTGACGCCCTGAACCAGGTCACGGGCACCACCGAAAAGTATTTCAGTCCCATTCCTGAGCCATTCACGTTTATTCCCGATGATCAACGCTCTATCGCCTTGTCGGATGCCAGCATCACCAGCCCGTTTATGGAAATGTTTGGCCGTCCGCCCCGCGATACCGGTTTGGAGAACGAACGCAATAACAAGTCAACGACGGGACAAAACCTGCACATGCTCAATTCCAGCCATGTGCAGCGCAAGATTGAGCAGGGGAAAAACCTGCAATACCTGTTGCAATCCAAGAATTCCATTCGGGATATTGCCAACGGGCTTTATCTGATGATTCTTTCCCGGTGGCCGACCGAGGCGGAGTCTCGATCCATTGCCGAGTATAGCCAGATGGGCCATGCCACCCAACGTGAGGTCGCGATTGACGTGGCTTGGGCGTTGGTTAACAGCGCTGAGTTCGAGTATCGGCATTAG
- the ppdK gene encoding pyruvate, phosphate dikinase: MAKTPKYVYLFGNKKADGDGSMKPLLGGKGANLAEMTRIGLPVPPGFTITTEVCTYYYANKRTYPKELQVQMEAGIVNMEKIMGTKFGATSGMPLLVAVRSGARDSMPGMMDTILNLGLNDEAVVALAKATNNERFAWDCYRRFVQMYGDVVMGVQKREGEDHEPFEVAIHTLKHERYHADVEDAKLTAEDQQELVKRFKALVKERTGKSFPNNPWDQLRGAAGAVFSSWMNDRAIVYRRKYNIPAEWGTAVNVQAMVFGNTGETSGSGVAFTRNPANGANEFYGEFLINAQGEDVVAGVRTPEPVAKLKAEMPKSFAELMKVRAILEKHFKDVQDVEFTIQEGKLFMLQTRNGKRTAMAALKFSMDMVKEKLIDWETAILRNPADQLDQLLAPVFDLAEVKKATQIATGLPAGPGAASGKVYLNADRAVAAAEKGEKVLLVRSETSPEDLRGMIAAEGILTAKGGVSSHAALVARQMGKVCICGASALEIDYAAKTIKASGQTFNEGDFLSIDGTSGIVYGGAIKTAPSEIITGLLHGDKVAQATEKFKNFLQLMKWCDKATRLQVRTNADTPEQTANAIAFGATGIGLTRTEHMFFEGDRIDAMREMILAENLADRKKALAKLLPYQRDDFTGIFKALKGFPATIRFLDPPLHEFVPHEEKAQADLAAKLGVSPEKIAKRVSQLHEFNPMLGHRGCRLGIAYPEITEMQARAVFEAAADVQKAGIKVKPEVMIPLVGFKKELDLQVEIVHRVAKEVMAEKKTKFSYMVGTMIEIPRGALTADEIAQTAEFFSFGTNDLTQTTLGISRDDMGSFLGAYTENEIFKKNPFATLDQTGVGQLVQIAIAKGNATRPGIKLGICGEHGGDPDSVKFCHKVGLTYVSCSPYRVPVARLAAAQAAIEEKRKNAAKPAKKK, translated from the coding sequence ATGGCAAAAACACCTAAATACGTTTACCTTTTTGGTAACAAGAAGGCCGATGGCGATGGCTCGATGAAGCCTCTCCTCGGTGGCAAAGGCGCCAATCTGGCCGAAATGACCCGCATTGGTTTGCCTGTGCCTCCCGGCTTCACCATCACCACCGAGGTCTGTACCTATTATTATGCGAACAAGCGGACTTATCCCAAGGAACTGCAGGTCCAAATGGAAGCCGGCATTGTCAACATGGAGAAGATCATGGGCACGAAGTTCGGCGCCACCAGCGGCATGCCGTTGCTGGTTGCCGTCCGCTCCGGCGCGCGCGATTCCATGCCCGGCATGATGGATACCATCTTGAACCTCGGTTTGAACGACGAAGCCGTCGTCGCCTTGGCCAAGGCCACCAACAACGAGCGTTTTGCGTGGGATTGCTATCGCCGCTTTGTCCAGATGTACGGCGACGTCGTCATGGGCGTGCAGAAGCGCGAAGGCGAAGATCACGAACCCTTTGAAGTGGCCATTCACACTCTCAAGCACGAACGCTATCATGCTGACGTTGAAGACGCCAAGCTGACGGCGGAAGACCAGCAGGAGCTGGTGAAGCGCTTCAAGGCTTTGGTCAAGGAACGCACGGGCAAGAGCTTCCCGAACAATCCGTGGGATCAACTCCGCGGTGCCGCCGGTGCGGTGTTCAGTTCCTGGATGAATGACCGCGCGATTGTTTATCGCCGCAAATATAACATCCCCGCTGAATGGGGAACTGCTGTCAACGTGCAGGCGATGGTGTTCGGTAACACCGGTGAAACCTCTGGCTCCGGCGTGGCGTTCACCCGCAACCCGGCTAACGGCGCCAATGAATTTTATGGCGAGTTCCTGATCAACGCCCAGGGCGAAGACGTCGTCGCCGGCGTGCGCACCCCGGAACCAGTGGCCAAGCTGAAGGCTGAGATGCCGAAGTCATTCGCTGAATTGATGAAGGTCCGCGCCATCCTTGAAAAGCATTTCAAGGACGTCCAGGACGTGGAATTCACCATTCAGGAAGGCAAGCTGTTCATGCTCCAGACGCGCAACGGCAAGCGCACCGCCATGGCTGCGCTCAAGTTCTCCATGGACATGGTCAAGGAGAAGCTCATTGATTGGGAAACCGCAATCCTGCGCAACCCGGCCGATCAGCTCGATCAGTTGCTCGCGCCCGTGTTTGACCTCGCGGAAGTCAAGAAGGCCACCCAAATTGCCACCGGTCTTCCGGCTGGCCCCGGCGCCGCCTCCGGCAAAGTTTATCTCAATGCCGATCGCGCGGTTGCGGCTGCGGAAAAGGGCGAGAAAGTTCTGCTCGTGCGCAGCGAAACCTCTCCGGAAGATCTTCGTGGCATGATTGCTGCCGAAGGCATTCTGACCGCTAAAGGCGGTGTCAGTTCACACGCGGCCCTTGTGGCCCGCCAAATGGGCAAAGTCTGCATCTGTGGCGCCAGCGCGCTGGAAATTGATTACGCAGCCAAGACCATCAAAGCCTCTGGTCAGACCTTCAACGAAGGGGACTTCCTCTCCATTGACGGCACCAGCGGTATTGTTTATGGCGGGGCCATCAAGACCGCGCCATCCGAAATCATCACCGGTCTGTTGCATGGCGACAAAGTCGCGCAGGCCACGGAGAAGTTCAAGAACTTCCTCCAGTTGATGAAGTGGTGTGACAAGGCCACGCGCCTCCAGGTTCGTACCAACGCCGATACCCCGGAACAAACTGCCAACGCCATCGCGTTCGGCGCGACGGGCATCGGCCTCACCCGCACGGAGCACATGTTCTTTGAAGGGGATCGCATCGACGCCATGCGCGAGATGATCCTCGCGGAAAATCTGGCCGACCGCAAGAAGGCCCTGGCCAAGCTGCTCCCGTATCAGCGCGATGACTTCACCGGCATCTTCAAAGCCCTCAAAGGCTTCCCGGCGACCATCCGTTTCCTCGACCCGCCCTTGCATGAGTTCGTGCCGCACGAAGAAAAGGCGCAGGCCGATCTCGCTGCCAAGCTCGGGGTCTCCCCTGAGAAGATCGCCAAGCGCGTCTCCCAGTTGCATGAGTTTAATCCCATGCTCGGACATCGCGGTTGCCGCCTTGGTATCGCGTATCCGGAAATCACCGAAATGCAGGCGCGTGCCGTATTCGAGGCCGCTGCGGATGTGCAGAAGGCCGGCATCAAGGTGAAACCCGAAGTCATGATTCCGCTGGTCGGATTCAAGAAGGAACTCGACCTTCAGGTCGAAATTGTTCATCGCGTCGCCAAGGAAGTCATGGCTGAGAAGAAGACAAAATTCAGCTACATGGTGGGCACGATGATTGAGATTCCGCGCGGCGCGCTGACCGCCGATGAAATCGCCCAGACCGCCGAGTTCTTCAGCTTCGGCACGAACGACCTCACCCAGACCACGCTCGGCATCAGCCGTGACGACATGGGCTCGTTCCTCGGAGCGTACACGGAAAACGAGATCTTCAAAAAGAACCCGTTTGCCACGCTCGATCAGACCGGTGTGGGACAACTCGTCCAGATTGCCATTGCCAAGGGCAATGCGACCCGCCCTGGCATCAAGCTGGGCATCTGCGGCGAACACGGTGGCGACCCTGACTCTGTCAAGTTCTGCCACAAGGTCGGCCTTACCTATGTGAGTTGCTCACCCTACCGTGTGCCGGTGGCCCGTTTGGCTGCTGCGCAAGCCGCGATCGAAGAGAAGCGCAAGAATGCCGCCAAACCGGCCAAAAAGAAGTAA